The following proteins are co-located in the Armatimonadota bacterium genome:
- a CDS encoding PEP-CTERM sorting domain-containing protein, which produces MNKKIIASVALAMALVGAASATTYKWTWNSATHVNGNQAGGGDLWYSAGGGGIKTITSEYNTANKNLKYEVNFSSQQTNGYWLALSQGDNPKGHAGELALFYFDASQSAPVLLAYNYNGVNGDTSHYDGSQAAGTQAPDLILSSKTTTNWINQLQVINNIDGTRTMKFDIDATAINNHVPLYPGNTPWEGAQFGNKMGVWFHQVKGLSTSYNSNGGLNTWSHQGAGYLDGSNLQTVPEPMTMTALALGLAGVARRRRNSK; this is translated from the coding sequence ATGAACAAGAAAATTATTGCTTCTGTCGCGTTGGCCATGGCTCTCGTCGGTGCGGCTTCCGCTACCACTTACAAGTGGACATGGAACTCAGCTACACACGTGAACGGGAATCAGGCAGGTGGCGGCGATCTTTGGTACAGCGCTGGTGGCGGTGGAATCAAGACCATCACAAGCGAATACAACACTGCCAACAAGAACTTGAAGTACGAAGTCAACTTCAGCTCGCAACAAACCAACGGATATTGGTTGGCGCTTAGCCAAGGCGATAATCCGAAGGGTCACGCCGGCGAATTGGCATTGTTTTACTTCGATGCCAGCCAATCGGCACCTGTGCTTCTCGCCTACAACTACAACGGCGTGAACGGCGACACTTCGCACTACGATGGTTCGCAAGCAGCAGGAACTCAAGCTCCTGATCTCATCCTTTCGAGCAAGACCACCACAAACTGGATCAACCAGCTTCAAGTGATCAACAACATTGACGGCACCCGCACGATGAAGTTCGATATCGATGCGACCGCAATCAACAACCACGTGCCTCTCTACCCAGGCAACACGCCATGGGAAGGTGCTCAGTTTGGTAACAAGATGGGCGTTTGGTTCCACCAGGTCAAGGGTCTTTCGACTTCTTACAATTCCAACGGTGGCTTGAACACTTGGAGTCACCAAGGTGCTGGCTACCTTGATGGCAGCAACCTCCAAACGGTTCCAGAACCGATGACCATGACCGCTTTGGCTCTTGGTTTGGCTGGTGTTGCACGACGCCGACGAAACTCGAAGTAA
- a CDS encoding DUF4332 domain-containing protein, whose protein sequence is MANIEDIEGVGPAYAEKLAAAGVKSVEKLLEVGGTKKGRQSLAESSGVDESKILKWVNHADLMRLNGVGPQFAELLEAAGVDTVKELRGRRADNLAAKMAEVNEAKNLANRTPNEDMISGWIEEAKTLSEAVSH, encoded by the coding sequence ATGGCCAATATTGAAGATATTGAAGGCGTTGGACCTGCGTACGCAGAAAAGCTGGCAGCAGCTGGTGTGAAGTCGGTTGAGAAGCTGTTGGAGGTCGGTGGCACCAAGAAGGGCCGACAGTCTCTTGCAGAAAGCTCTGGGGTGGACGAATCAAAGATTTTGAAGTGGGTGAACCACGCAGACTTGATGCGTCTCAATGGCGTTGGACCTCAATTCGCAGAATTGTTGGAAGCGGCCGGAGTCGATACCGTCAAGGAACTTCGAGGACGACGCGCTGACAACCTGGCAGCAAAGATGGCCGAAGTGAACGAAGCCAAGAATTTGGCAAATCGAACTCCAAACGAAGACATGATCTCTGGTTGGATCGAAGAAGCCAAGACTCTTTCCGAAGCTGTTTCGCACTAA
- the hslU gene encoding ATP-dependent protease ATPase subunit HslU, with amino-acid sequence MHPIEDLTPKQIVAELDQFIIGQQSAKRAVAVALRNRYRRQQISEDERNDILPKNILMIGPTGVGKTEIARRLAQISRAPFIKVEATKFTEVGYVGRDVDSMIRDLVQISARLVESERKQAHLADAKRRAIERVADQILQDRISQRGVTSSAMHEFGFAADYPVQTESTDTVDDFDYEAEKSQIISEIESGAHDNTEIEVEIEEPGSSFLQVFTPGGMEEMGLDMLNGLGGLGQNRREYRKFKVKDGLRILEDNEAKLMIDSGSVNREAVERVEQTGIIFIDEIDKVAIKTSGGSGPDVSREGVQRDLLPVIEGSTVQTKYGPVRTDHILFICAGAFHLAKPSDLIPELQGRLPIRVSLESLAEDDFCRILREPKNALIKQYQKLLSVDGVEVSFSSAALDEVAHFAVELNSRVENIGARRLHTLMERILEDLSFEAPDCGPKNVEFQVEDVRRILKPLIDNATTDHHLL; translated from the coding sequence ATGCACCCTATCGAAGATCTCACGCCGAAACAAATTGTCGCTGAACTAGACCAGTTCATCATTGGTCAGCAAAGCGCGAAGCGTGCGGTAGCGGTGGCGTTGAGGAACCGGTATCGGCGTCAGCAAATTTCGGAAGACGAGCGCAACGACATTCTCCCGAAGAACATTCTGATGATCGGTCCAACTGGCGTCGGAAAGACCGAGATCGCGAGGCGATTGGCGCAAATCTCACGCGCGCCATTCATCAAGGTTGAGGCGACCAAGTTCACAGAAGTCGGATACGTCGGTCGTGATGTGGATTCGATGATTCGGGACCTGGTGCAAATTTCTGCGCGGTTGGTCGAATCCGAACGTAAGCAGGCTCATCTCGCCGATGCCAAGCGGCGAGCGATTGAGCGTGTAGCCGACCAGATTCTGCAAGACCGAATCTCACAACGCGGGGTCACCTCTTCGGCCATGCACGAATTCGGATTTGCTGCGGATTATCCTGTTCAAACCGAATCAACGGACACGGTGGATGACTTTGACTATGAAGCCGAAAAGTCCCAAATCATTAGCGAAATCGAAAGCGGAGCCCACGATAACACGGAGATTGAAGTCGAGATCGAAGAGCCTGGCAGCTCGTTCTTGCAGGTGTTTACCCCGGGCGGGATGGAAGAGATGGGACTCGATATGCTCAACGGACTGGGCGGACTGGGGCAAAATCGGCGCGAATATCGGAAATTCAAGGTCAAGGATGGCTTGCGAATCCTCGAAGATAACGAAGCAAAGCTCATGATCGATTCGGGCTCAGTGAACCGAGAAGCAGTCGAGCGCGTCGAGCAAACCGGCATAATCTTCATCGACGAAATCGACAAGGTCGCAATCAAAACTAGTGGCGGAAGCGGCCCAGATGTCAGCCGAGAAGGCGTTCAGCGCGACTTGCTACCTGTGATCGAGGGCAGCACCGTTCAGACGAAATACGGCCCGGTCCGAACCGACCATATCTTGTTTATTTGTGCGGGCGCGTTTCACCTCGCCAAACCAAGCGACCTCATTCCTGAATTGCAAGGTAGATTGCCGATTCGCGTCTCGTTGGAATCTCTCGCCGAAGATGATTTTTGCCGGATTCTTCGCGAACCGAAAAATGCTCTCATCAAACAGTATCAGAAGTTGCTTTCGGTGGACGGGGTCGAGGTTTCATTCTCGAGTGCGGCCTTGGACGAAGTTGCTCATTTTGCCGTCGAACTGAACTCAAGAGTCGAGAATATCGGTGCGCGCCGACTGCACACGCTTATGGAGCGCATTCTAGAGGACCTCTCGTTTGAGGCTCCTGACTGCGGTCCAAAGAACGTTGAATTCCAAGTCGAAGACGTTCGCAGAATCCTCAAGCCACTGATCGATAACGCCACCACAGACCACCACCTGCTGTAG